From Draconibacterium halophilum, one genomic window encodes:
- a CDS encoding OmpA family protein — MKTKLRRKTGILSFIMALVMIIASCGTSKTFKGGAIGAGAGGAIGGLIGSKSDNTAKGAILGAAIGGTAGALIGNYMDKQAEELQEDLEGASVERIGEGIKITFDSGILFGFDSSELTYASKENIAELAETLKKYEETEILIEGHTDNKGSDSYNQELSERRAGSVADELKMLGVAASRISEVGYGEEMPIADNSTEEGRAQNRRVEVAIFANEKLKKAAEEGDLIIE, encoded by the coding sequence ATGAAAACAAAATTGCGTAGAAAAACGGGAATACTGTCATTCATTATGGCATTGGTAATGATTATCGCTTCATGTGGTACATCCAAAACTTTTAAAGGAGGAGCAATTGGTGCCGGTGCCGGTGGTGCCATAGGTGGCCTAATTGGTTCTAAATCTGATAATACAGCCAAAGGAGCAATACTTGGTGCTGCAATAGGTGGTACTGCAGGAGCTCTCATTGGAAACTATATGGACAAACAGGCCGAAGAATTGCAGGAAGATCTTGAAGGTGCCAGCGTTGAAAGAATTGGAGAAGGAATTAAAATCACTTTCGACTCAGGAATTCTTTTTGGTTTCGATTCGTCTGAACTTACCTATGCATCTAAAGAAAATATTGCAGAGTTAGCAGAAACTCTTAAAAAATATGAAGAAACCGAAATCCTTATTGAAGGACATACCGATAATAAAGGTTCTGATAGTTATAACCAGGAGCTATCAGAAAGAAGAGCAGGTTCTGTTGCCGATGAATTAAAGATGCTTGGCGTTGCTGCTTCAAGGATTTCAGAAGTAGGGTATGGCGAAGAAATGCCAATTGCTGATAATTCAACAGAAGAAGGAAGAGCCCAGAATAGAAGGGTAGAGGTTGCCATTTTTGCCAACGAAAAACTTAAAAAAGCTGCAGAAGAAGGTGACTTGATTATAGAATAA
- a CDS encoding porin family protein, whose translation MKKLIMIAFLTLGMGTMIYAQNQATGIKGGLNFSSLSTDGNNDKNLKMGFHAGVFTKIPVSESFAIQPELLYSGKGIKLNYDESTIADGETKFNLNYIDVPVKLVFNLSEDFEFQFGPYFSYLVNANTDTDAELFGGEIDANDELDRDHFNSFDYGLTAGLGFDLDPMIFGLNYNLGLKQVAKDNDLSYDLLGDAKNMVIQAYVGFKF comes from the coding sequence ATGAAAAAATTAATAATGATAGCGTTTCTAACGCTTGGTATGGGAACAATGATTTACGCACAAAATCAAGCGACAGGAATTAAAGGAGGTTTAAACTTCTCAAGTCTTTCAACCGATGGGAACAATGACAAGAACCTGAAAATGGGCTTTCATGCCGGGGTTTTTACTAAGATTCCAGTTAGCGAATCTTTTGCAATTCAACCGGAACTTCTCTATTCCGGAAAAGGTATTAAGCTTAATTATGACGAAAGTACCATTGCCGATGGAGAAACAAAATTTAATCTGAATTATATAGATGTACCGGTAAAACTGGTTTTCAATTTATCAGAAGATTTTGAATTCCAGTTTGGCCCCTATTTCAGTTATCTGGTAAATGCAAACACGGATACCGATGCTGAGTTATTTGGCGGCGAAATAGACGCTAACGACGAGTTAGACAGAGACCACTTTAATAGTTTTGATTATGGTTTGACCGCCGGATTAGGTTTTGATCTTGATCCAATGATTTTTGGACTAAATTATAACCTGGGCCTGAAACAGGTTGCTAAAGACAATGATTTATCCTACGACCTACTGGGTGATGCAAAAAATATGGTCATTCAGGCTTATGTTGGATTTAAATTTTAA